In the genome of Nitrospira sp., the window CTGCCGCGTTCTCCGACGTCAAACGCGTTCTGGAGATGTTCGATCTGTCCCTGGTCGGAAGGTCTCCCCTGGACCAACACCACGTCGAATCGGCAGGCCTTATCGGACCAATGCCGTTGGGCTAAGTAGAGAGCAGCCAGTTTTGTCAGCTTTGCCCGCTTGCGATGATTCACCGCGAGCAAAGCACCGCCGAAGGCTTCCGTGGTCCTACCCTTGACTTCGACAAAAACCACAACACCTTGGTCTTCCGCCACGAGGTCCAATTCGCCGAGAGGAGTCCGTACGTTGCGATCGAGAATTCGGTAGCCCTTGGCCAGCAAGAACTGTTCGGCCTGCGTTTCACTGGCTTGGCCGAACTGATGGCGCGGGTCGGAAGTGGCCATCGCTTACTGCTCGAACAATGTGGAGCGCATCA includes:
- a CDS encoding YraN family protein; protein product: MATSDPRHQFGQASETQAEQFLLAKGYRILDRNVRTPLGELDLVAEDQGVVVFVEVKGRTTEAFGGALLAVNHRKRAKLTKLAALYLAQRHWSDKACRFDVVLVQGRPSDQGQIEHLQNAFDVGERGRF